From a single Labrenzia sp. PHM005 genomic region:
- a CDS encoding extracellular solute-binding protein has translation MAYRKTVASFVAAAALLGTSSASYAATDISWWHAMGGRLGEVVVDIANGYNESQDACQITPVYKGTYEETLTAGIAAFRAGEQPNILQVFDAGAATIIGAKGATIPAQEILENAGVAFDINDYIEGVRNFYADSEGKMIGMPFNSSTPILYYNEDALKKAGVEAPKTWEEFQTIAPKLKEAGYVPLAQSHLPWIFTENFKSRHNQQFATNNNGYDGAKDTKLIFGEPIKNHFTAVKGWLDDGLFGYYGTGWGDNQTPFNEGKVAMWLGSSGSFGGISKTVEFPFSATYLPYWDAVDGAGTGTFIGGAALFSMAGKPDGENKCVASFFEYLTSPEVQYMWHKETGYVPITNAAYELAKKDGHYDRAPAAEIGIKQLTLPGGEWTKGYRMGFYVQIRDIMNREYGKILSGETSVEDAFKTIEADGNKLLERFSKTTGN, from the coding sequence ATGGCTTACCGTAAGACCGTCGCCAGCTTTGTAGCTGCAGCGGCCCTTTTGGGTACATCTTCCGCGTCCTACGCGGCGACCGACATTTCCTGGTGGCACGCAATGGGTGGCCGTCTTGGTGAAGTCGTTGTCGACATCGCAAACGGTTACAATGAATCTCAAGATGCTTGTCAGATCACACCGGTCTACAAAGGCACCTATGAAGAAACATTGACCGCTGGTATCGCAGCTTTCCGCGCTGGCGAACAGCCGAACATCCTGCAGGTGTTTGATGCGGGTGCCGCAACAATCATCGGCGCAAAAGGCGCAACGATCCCAGCACAAGAAATTCTTGAAAACGCTGGCGTCGCTTTCGACATCAATGACTACATCGAAGGTGTTCGTAACTTCTATGCGGACAGCGAAGGCAAGATGATCGGCATGCCGTTCAACTCGTCCACGCCGATTCTGTATTACAATGAAGACGCGCTGAAAAAAGCAGGTGTTGAAGCTCCGAAGACCTGGGAAGAATTCCAGACCATCGCGCCGAAGCTGAAAGAAGCTGGTTATGTGCCGCTCGCTCAGTCTCACCTGCCGTGGATCTTCACAGAGAACTTCAAGTCCCGTCATAACCAGCAGTTCGCAACCAACAACAACGGTTACGACGGTGCAAAGGACACCAAGCTGATTTTCGGTGAGCCGATCAAGAACCACTTCACCGCCGTCAAAGGCTGGCTGGACGATGGCCTGTTCGGTTACTATGGCACCGGCTGGGGCGACAACCAGACCCCGTTCAACGAAGGCAAGGTCGCCATGTGGCTCGGTTCTTCGGGTTCCTTCGGCGGCATCTCCAAGACCGTTGAGTTCCCATTCTCTGCAACATACCTGCCTTACTGGGATGCTGTTGACGGCGCCGGCACGGGCACCTTCATCGGCGGTGCGGCTCTGTTCTCCATGGCTGGCAAGCCGGATGGCGAAAACAAGTGTGTTGCTTCTTTCTTTGAGTACCTGACCTCTCCGGAAGTCCAATACATGTGGCACAAAGAGACCGGTTATGTGCCGATCACAAATGCTGCTTATGAGCTGGCTAAGAAAGACGGCCACTATGACCGCGCTCCGGCTGCCGAAATCGGCATCAAGCAGCTGACGCTGCCGGGTGGCGAGTGGACCAAGGGTTACCGCATGGGCTTCTACGTCCAGATCCGCGACATCATGAACCGCGAATACGGTAAGATCCTGTCCGGCGAGACTTCTGTTGAAGACGCTTTCAAAACCATCGAAGCCGATGGCAACAAGCTTCTGGAGCGGTTCTCCAAGACCACCGGCAACTAA
- a CDS encoding YqaA family protein, which translates to MIALFTAAFLAATLLPAQSELGLAYLVAANPQDFFILIAVASLGNTLGSVVNWAIGLGAIRFARPADNSGQVSKWYQTAQGWYERYGYWSLLASWMPLIGDPVTLVAGVFKEPWWRFLMLVGLAKTARYVVVALLALQLV; encoded by the coding sequence ATGATCGCTTTGTTCACTGCCGCCTTTCTTGCTGCGACGTTACTGCCGGCCCAATCGGAATTGGGTCTTGCTTATTTGGTGGCTGCCAACCCGCAAGATTTTTTCATACTGATCGCTGTTGCCAGTCTCGGGAACACGCTTGGTTCTGTGGTGAACTGGGCTATTGGGCTGGGCGCCATCCGCTTTGCCCGTCCGGCCGACAATTCAGGGCAGGTTTCCAAATGGTATCAAACGGCTCAGGGCTGGTACGAGCGTTACGGTTACTGGAGTTTGCTGGCAAGCTGGATGCCGCTGATCGGGGATCCGGTCACGCTAGTGGCCGGGGTCTTTAAAGAGCCTTGGTGGCGGTTCTTGATGCTGGTCGGGCTGGCAAAGACAGCCCGGTACGTCGTGGTGGCGCTTCTGGCGCTGCAATTGGTATGA
- a CDS encoding RICIN domain-containing protein has translation MKRFLLPFFCLTVCISGMGTANAAQQLISAANGSCLANPKGSMEPATRLVVVPCNGNPNQLWEFYPDGRIVNAKSGLCLSVPAKKLNQRAGVYQADCNNKKHRLWQPEYVGDAVVKVRSGGGLCLDIQNKGKKARSKAVQATCAESASQVWQVANAPASKTAASAPPAAFDPEDPVKEIISIAESNFSVPFPGVMLDYFAEGRLERIYSKDLIGFYKRAIKTEAAQQMGGRAPDFDIFTGTQDACPLENISLSTEKPFESSWDISVTYQYQACWGNPALSKTDFIIIEEGGQPVIDDIFTYDEAEAISSLKVALDQYVLGR, from the coding sequence ATGAAACGCTTTCTGCTCCCGTTCTTCTGCTTGACTGTTTGCATTTCTGGTATGGGCACCGCCAATGCTGCTCAGCAGCTTATCTCCGCAGCCAACGGCAGTTGTCTGGCCAATCCTAAAGGCAGCATGGAACCAGCGACACGTCTTGTTGTTGTGCCATGTAATGGGAATCCCAATCAGCTTTGGGAGTTTTATCCTGACGGCCGGATCGTGAATGCCAAATCCGGCCTTTGCTTGAGCGTGCCAGCGAAGAAGTTGAACCAGAGGGCGGGTGTTTATCAAGCGGATTGCAACAACAAAAAACACCGGTTGTGGCAACCAGAGTATGTTGGCGATGCCGTCGTCAAAGTGCGCTCAGGAGGTGGTTTATGCCTGGACATCCAGAACAAAGGCAAAAAAGCTCGGTCCAAAGCCGTCCAAGCCACATGTGCCGAGAGCGCCAGCCAAGTCTGGCAAGTCGCCAACGCACCGGCATCGAAGACGGCTGCGTCAGCACCTCCGGCAGCATTTGATCCCGAAGACCCTGTCAAAGAAATCATCTCCATAGCCGAGAGCAATTTTTCCGTTCCGTTTCCAGGCGTAATGCTCGATTATTTTGCCGAAGGGCGGTTGGAACGTATCTACAGCAAGGACCTGATCGGTTTTTATAAGCGGGCCATCAAAACCGAAGCGGCTCAGCAAATGGGCGGACGCGCGCCTGATTTTGATATTTTCACGGGCACCCAAGACGCCTGCCCTCTGGAAAACATCTCGCTCTCAACGGAAAAGCCGTTTGAATCTTCCTGGGATATCTCCGTCACCTATCAATATCAGGCCTGCTGGGGGAACCCGGCTCTGTCCAAAACAGACTTCATTATCATTGAAGAAGGCGGGCAGCCGGTGATTGACGACATTTTCACGTATGATGAAGCAGAAGCCATCAGCTCGCTTAAGGTCGCTTTGGATCAATATGTACTCGGGCGGTGA